ACCAAAAGTAACTTGGATCGCATTCGGAATTTGGTTAGTGATTGGCTTGTTCGTATACTTCGGATACGGCCGCAAGCACTCCACATTAAATGAAAACGCAGATTCAGTTCAAAAAGTCGGCTAATAATGAAATAAGAGTCCCTTTACGGGGCTCTTGTTTTTTGTAGGAATTAATTGAGAAAATATGTCGAATATCTTGGTATTATCATAATTAATATCAAAATCAATGAAGATAATGGTAGAATAGTTGGAGAACTTTTTATTTATTTTAGTTATCTTCAGAAAAGTTTTGGTATTAAGGAGATGCATAATGAAAATAGACAGTAAAAGACCAGAGTTAATTTTTGAAGAAAAAAAGGCGATTAAACTATTTTTGTGGATATTTTTAGTTACCTACATAATATATGATTTATACTGGTATCTATTTATACCAGCGTATACCCATGCAAAAACGATAAAATTTCCGGACGGGGGATTTGGGTATTGGCGTTACTTTTTAATCTTTTTTATGTTAGTAATCTCAATATTTTTAATTAAAAAAGATAAAATCTTTGGTGTTAAATATTTTATTCTAATAAGTTATTTTTCTATCGATTTTTTAGATACCTTTTTGAAGTATTTTCATACTTCAAAAGAGTTTGCGTCAGGCCATATAGTAGAACTTTTTTTTGTGTTATTTGCCCCGATATTTGTTAATAAGAAGTATTTTTGGATTACTTCATTAGTGGTAATCTTAAAATATTTTTTATTAGGAGTTACATTACATACTAAGATGGTCATATTCCCTATAGTATTAATAATTGTAATAAGTGGAATTTCATATTTTCTATTAATGAGGTTTTGTTCATATATAGTCTCTTTAACTTCTGTTTATGAAGAGCTTAAGAAAAAGGAAAAGTTAGCTGTAGTAGGTCAAATGGCTGCTGCAATTGGCCATGAAATTCGTAACCCGTTATCTTCTTTAAAAGGTTTCACTCAATTCCAGCATGAGCAATATCCAAATACAAATGATTTTTATCCAATTATGATTGATGAAATTGATCGAATTGATTCAATAGTTACTGATTTAATGTATATTGGCAAACCTAAGGCACTCATGATAGAAAAAACAAGTATTCAGGAAATAATTACGTACACAGTTTCTGTTTCTAAACAGCATGCTGATAGACAGGGAATTTCTATAGAAGTAAAGTTGGATGATCAAGTACCATTAATTGATGGTGATGAAAAACGCTTGAAGCAGGTATTTATAAACCTAATTAAAAATGCAATTGAAGCTATGCCTGACGGAGGAAAGATAAAAATCAAAGTCCATTTATTTCAAGGAAATCAAATTTGTATATCAATTGAAGATGATGGCTGCGGTATAGAAAAGGAAAATATTAAAAGTCTAGGAGAACCGTTTTTTTCTACAAAAACAGATGGTACAGGTTTGGGATTAATGGTTACAAAGCAGATTATTATGGATCACAATGGTTCATTTAAAATTCAAAGTGAAATTGGAAAAGGCACAAAAGTAGATGTTATTTTATCGATAATAAATAAGCAATAGGAATAGAACAATAGTGATGCCTGAACGAGGTGCGAGCTAAGCAATGGTTTAGCCCAATTAAATTGGAATCTATAGGAAGTTTTTTGAATAAGCAATACCAAAAGAAAGTCCAGTAATGGGCTCTTTTTTATGTTGACATAGACAAAAAATATGTCGAAAATAGTTGATTTATTAATTTTTATGCCAATATTCACTTAGAAAATGGTAAAATAGTAGGAGGACTTTATATTATTTTTAAAATCTTCAGGAAGACGTTAGCGTTAAGGAGCAACCAGAATGAACATAAATAGCGGAAGACCAGAGCTTATTTTTGAAGAGAAAAAAGCAATTAAACTTTTTTTGTGGTTATTTTATATTCTTTATTTAATATTTGAGGGATTTTGGTATTCTATTTTTCAAAAATTAACAACTTCTGGAGTAACTAAAGGTTCTTCAGTCGGCTTGGGATTTTGGGTATATATATTGATCTCGACTTTTATTCCTATTTCTATATATTTTATCAAAAAGAATAATCCATATATTATTAAATACATTATTTTATTTTCATATATCCTGATCGATATAGTTGATAATATTATAAGGTATTATGGGACAACAAAGCCTTTTGCCTCTGGTGAAGTTGTAGAAGTCTTAATTGTATTTTTTACACCTGTATTTGTTAATAAGAGATACTTTTGGTGTGCTTCTTTAGGGATTATGGCGAAGTATGCCTTTTTAGGAATAATATTACACAATAAAACTGCCTTTGCCCCAATAGGCATTATTATGATCTTAGTAGCAATTGCTTATGTTCTTTTAATACGATTTAATTCATACATTAATTCATTAACTGTGGTGTATGAGGAACTTCGAAAAAATGAAAAACTAGCAGTGGTGGGCCAAATGGCTGCCGCAATTGGTCATGAAATCCGCAATCCTTTGTCTTCATTAAAAGGTTTTACTCAGCTTCAGCATGAGAGCTATACAAATGCATCTACCAGATCATGATCGAAGAAATTGATCGGATTGATTCCATTGTTAGTGATTTTATGTATCTGGGTAAACCAAAGCCAATCATTCTTGAAAAGGCAAGTATCGAAGAAATAATCGCCTATACAGTTTCAATTACAAAACACCATGCGGATACAAAGGGAGTCACAGTTGAAACTAATTTGGAAGATCAAGTGCCATTAATAGATTGTGATGAAAGACGTTTAAAACAGGTATTTATAAACTTAATAAAAAATGCAATTGAATCAATGCCTGGCGGCGGAAAAATAAGTATTCACTTAGAAAAGACTGGTGATAATGGTATTTCGGTTTCTATTGAGGATGAAGGATGTGGGATTTCGGAAGAAGTTATTTCCAATCTTGGCATTCCTTTTAATAGTACTAAAAAAGATGGAACTGGATTGGGTTTAATGGTAACAAGCCAAATTATTAAAGAGCATAACGGGGAATTGGTAATAGGTAATAAGTTAGATGAGGGAGCAAGGGTAATCGTCAATATTCCAATTAAGCAAAATTTTAAAAATTCCAGTAATACTTCAGGTATAACAAACTAAAGGTTTCATGGCTCTTTTCTATAAGATATAATGAAAAGGTAAACTCAATGATTTTGTTTGTCTGTTATCTAACGATAATTTTAGTCATTAATTTGGATTTTATGAAAGGCATGTGTAGTTGATACACTAGGAAAAATTATGATAATACATGAAGAACAAAGGGCAATCAAATGGTTTCTTTTAGTTTTTTATATAATTTTATTTAGTTATGATTTTTTTTACTATTTTTTTGCACCAGTCTATGTAACGCATAGAAAGGTAGGCTTTCCTAGTCATTATTGGTATTTTACCTATTTTATATTAATATTATTGATTCCAGTGATGTACTATTTAAATAAAAGAAATAAGCAAGCTAAGATCAAATATGTCTTATTTATTACTTATTTGATTACAGTATTTATTATAGATGTATTAACATATTATAAAAGCACTTTACCATATACTAGTGGGAATATGGTAGAAGTATTTCTAATATTATCTTTACCTATTTTTTTAAATAGAAACTTTTTTTGGTTAGTATCTAGTGGACTTACTATTAAATATTTTTTAATCGGAATTACACTACATTCAACCTATGTCATTATGCCTATATTGTTAATTATAACGTTGGCAATCATGTCATTTTTTTTACTTGTACGTTTTCAGGGCTATGTAAAGGCAATTAGTGAATCGTATGATAAGCAATTACAAGGAATTGTCAAAGGAGTAATAGCGACTCTTGAATTGAAAGATCCATATACTAGGGGCCACAGTGAGAGAGTTGCAAACTATGCCATATTACTTGAAAAAGAATTAGGGAAATTTAAAAAAGAAGAACAAAAATCTTTCTTTTATTCTTGTTTACTACATGATATTGGAAAAGTACATATTCCGGATTCAATTTTAATGAAACCAGGAAAACTCACAGAAGAAGAATATAAAATAATAAAATCGCACCCTGTTGTTGGTGCAGATGCTGTAAAAAATGTTGATGAATTAAGAAATAGTTTAAGCGTAATTCGTTCTCATCATGAGCGTTGGGATGGTAAAGGCTATCCCGATCAATTAAAGGGGGATGAAATTCCGTTTCCAGCAAGAATTGTTGCTATAGCAGATGCTTTCGATGCTATGACTTCTTCAAGGTCATATAGAGGTGCAATGCCAGTTGAAGAAGCATACAATCGCATCCTCGAAGGGCAAGGTTCCCAATTTGATCCAATGCTGGTTGAAGAGTTTAAAAAGGTCTTTCCAACTTGGGTCAAATTTCATGAAGAATATCCATGGAACAAAAAGTGGGAATTACTTAGGGAGGTGGAAAAATGAACATCCTCAAACTTAAGAAATTAATAACAGCTTGTTGGTGGTGCGCTTGGTTAGGTGTGTAATATGTCATCAACAAGTAAAAGGATGCTATTTTTCTTGGCATCCTTTTACTTGTTATTTTAAGTGGACGGTCCATCGATGAGCAATCTTATACTACATTGACTCTTTCATTGAGACCAAGTGAAATAGATATGATTTATACAGGTCCCAACTGTTGATTACTCTTGACTTATTGCTATCCTCCCGGTGAAAAAATATATTTGTATCTGCCAAGTTGCCACATGTGACAAAACTTTGTCGAAATCTTCATTTCTAAGGGTTTTTTCCCTCGATGATGAGGGAGTTCCCCGATATAGATAACACTTTCGTTTTTCTTACAATAAGTGTAAGGAAACGGAAGTGTTATTTTTTTTTAGGAGGAGCAAGAAATGGAGTCAACTATTACCACGGCTAAAAAATCGAAACAATCGGTTAATGATGCATTTGCATCGCATTTTGCCAAGTCAGTGTTTTATACCATCGTTGCCCTTGCGATCGTAACGTTTATCGGCACCAGAATGTTTACACATATCGATTTGAACTTGTACGGATACATGGTAGGAACGATCGTGTTTATTGGGGGATTTTTCTATCGATTTATTGCATGGGGGGAAAGACCGCCAACGAAAAACATTATTAAAAAAGGGTTAAGACTTCTTTTTAGAAAAAGCACTTTAAAAACGGTCGTCGGTCATTTGGCAGTGTTTGATTTCATCCGCAAACGGGGAGTTTACCGTTGGATTCAGCATATTTTGATCGGCTGGGGCTGTGTTCTTGCCTGCTTAGTTACATTTCCGCTTGTGTTCGGCTGGATGTATTTTACGATGTCCGAGAACGGCTTTTATACGATTGTTCTGTTTGGCATCAATATCATGACCGTTCCTGCTGAAGGAGCAATTGCCTTTCTATCTTACAATGCTTTAAACATTGCGGCAGTTATGGTCATTACGGGCGTATGTATGGCGCTATATCGCCGCTTGAAAAATATGCAGGCTAGGGCGGAGCAAAAGTTCATGTATGACTTCCTACCGCTTTACCTTTTGTTATTGATCTCCGTAACTGGTTTGTTATTAACCTTCCAAAATATTGTCCTACATGGCTGGATGCAGCCGCAAATGTCGTTGATTCACCAGTTTTCTGTCATTGTCACACTCATCTACCTGCCATTTGGAAAGCTTGCACATATCCCATTCCGGCCGATGAGTGTATTTGCGAGAAACTATCGGGAGCATTATGGGGAACAGCATATGAAAGAATGCAAAGTCTGCGGAGACAAATTTGTATCCGTGGAACAATCAAACGATGTTATCAATGTTTTAGGTGTGAATCAGATCGAATTTAATATGGAAGATGGCTTTAATCTTGCTGAATTGTGCCTGCCATGCCGCAGAAAATATCGGATTGCCAGATTCTCGGGAATTCCTACCCACCAATTGAAGGTCAAGGAGGCAAATCAGAATGCAAAGGGATAAGTTTTTTAAGGAAATAGAAAATGTCTGCCATCCGAATGAAACATTAATTAAAACCCATTGCAGCTATTGCGGCATGCAGTGCGGGATGAACCTGAGGGTAAATACAAAAACCAATAAAATTATTGGGGTGGAGCCACGCTATGATTGGCCGGTAAACGTCGGGAAAATGTGTCCCAAAGGTGTTACCGCCTACCAGCAAACGAATCACCCTGACCGGATCTTAAAGCCGTTAATTCGGGATGATGCCTCCTTAAAAGGGACCACCAGCGGCTTCCGTGAAGCGGCATGGGATGAAGCCTATGATTTAATCGCTAAGAAATTTAAAGAACTGCAAAGTCATTACGGGAAAGATACATTGTCTGTATTCAGCGGCGTATCGATGACAAATGAAAAGTGTTATTTGACAGGAAAGTTTGCCAGGGTGGCATTGCAAACACGCTACATTGATTACAATGGCCGCTTCTGTATGTCGAGTGCTGCAGGCGGATTCCTTCGTTCTTTCGGAGTTGACCGGGGATCGACATTGCCATGGACCGATATCCATGAAACAGACTGCTTATTCATCGCTGGAAGCAATACAGCAGAATGTCATCCAACCTCCATGTTTCGTGTATGGAATGTGCAGGAACGAGGCGGATACCTCATCGTGGCCGATCCTCGGGAAACACCAATAGCAAGAAGAGCGGATATCCACCTCGACTTAAGACCGGGAACAGACCTAGCTCTTGCAAATGGAATCTTAAATCTACTTATTCAAAAGGGCTATGTTGATGAAGCGTTCGTTAATAATCATACAAATGGTTTTGAGGAAACAAAGGAATTGGTAAAAGAATTTACACCGGAATATACAAGCCAAATTACCGGCATCGCTCCGGAAAAAATTATCCGTGCCGCTGAGATTTACGGAAAAGCTCCAAATGCCATTGTTATGTTTGCCCGCGGGATTGAGCAGCAAACAAAGGGCGTAGATAACGTATCGGGCTATACGAATATGGCCCTGGTTACCGGGAAAATTGGTCGGCCAAAATCTGGCGTTGCCACGTTTACCGGACAAGGAAACGGACAGGGCGGCCGTGAGCATGGACAAAAGTCTGACTTGCTGCCAGGTTATCGCAAATTAACCAATCCAAAACATGTTGAAGAAGTATGTAAGGTATGGGGAATAACCCCAGATGAAATGCCGCAGCCCGGTGTGTCTGCTTACGAATTGTTCGAACTGATGGAACAAAAAACGATTCGCGGCTTATATCTGCTTTGCTCAAACCCGGCTGTTTCCGCTCCAAATCAAAACTTTGTCCGTAAAGCATTAAAAAGCTTGGATTTTATGGTTTGTGCAGACTTCTATTTGTCCGAATCAGCTGAATTTGCCGATGTTGTGCTGCCTTCCGTGACATGGTCTGAGGATGAAGGCACCGTCACAAATCTGGAAGGCAGGATTATTAAAATCAATCAGGCACAAGAACCGCTTGGAGAATCAAAGCCGGATTGGCAAATGCAAGCAGAGCTCGCCGAACGCCTTGGCCGGGGGAAATATTTTTCCCATTTAAAAACAGCAAGAGATGTGGCCGATGAATTCCGGTTAGCCTCAAAAGGCGGCTATGCCGATTATTACGGCGCAACGTGGGATAAAATCGACAAGCAAGATGGGGTTTTCTGGCCGTGCCGTGATGAAAACGACCCGGGAACACCGCATATGTTCCTTGATAAAAAGTTCTATCATCCGGACGGGAAAGCAAAAATTTGTGCGCTTCCATACCGTCCGCCTGCTGAGGAACCTGATCAGCAATACCCATTAAGGTTAACAACGGGCCGTGTGGTGTTCCACTATCTTTCAGGAAACCAAACCCGCCGGATTCAATTCTTACGTGATATGTGTCCGGAACCATATGTAGAAGTCCATCCGGAAACAGCAGCAAAATACAAGATTGAACACGAAGAAAATATCCGTCTCTATACAAGAAGAGGGGAAGCCGTATATAAAGTGAAAATCACCGAGGCCATCCGTAAAGATACGGTGTTTGTACCGTACCATTTCGGTCATGATCAATCTATTAATCTGTTAACCATAGCTGCACTTGACCCGATATCCCGGATGCCGGAGTTTAAGGCATGCGCCGCACAGATTGAAAAACTAAGAAAGTAAGAAGGTGCAGTAAATGAAAAAGAGGCTTTATTTAGAGCTAGAGAACTGTATAGGATGCCGTTCCTGTTTGGCAGCCTGCACACAGTGCGGCGGGCATGAACAGCGGAACCGTAACTATGTTTATGATGTGAACCCGCTGGTAAATCGGCAGACCATGCCTCTGATGTGCCTTCACTGTGTGAATCCGGCATGTGCTAGAAGCTGCCCGGCCCAGGCTATCCAAATTCATGAAACGGGTGCTGTTCTATCTGCTTTAGTAGAAAAGTGCATTGGCTGTCAAAATTGCACGATTGCTTGCCCGTATGGAATACCAAAATTTGATACAGAACAGAATCTGATGTATAAATGCGACCTTTGTATTGACCGTACGAAGGATGGAATTCCGCCAATGTGTGCGAGTGTCTGCCCTTCCAATACACTGCAATGGTTAACAGATGAAGAAATTGAAGCAAAACAAAAGCAATTTCATTTAAAAAACGGCAAATGGGTAACAAGCATGCCTTATTTGGAAGGCGAAACAAATGTAAGAGTAAACCTCCCTGGAATCCTTCAGGGTGTCACGAAATTGTATTAGGGGGATGGATCATGAGCGATAAAAATAATAAAGTCCCGTTCAATGAAGATAATTATACACATAATATTAACCGAAATAATGAAAGGAAACTGGATCGCCGCGGTTTTATGAAGACGTTAGTTGGTGCGGCAGGGGTGTTTGCCATTTCCTCACTACCTTTTGGAGCTCTGGCCGCTAAAGAATTGAGCGGACTCAGTGATAAAAAATATCAGAAGCACAAAATTACCGATGTCAAATCCATTTCGATTGGCGATGCTGTTGATTTTGCCTTTCCTGGCGAGCACGATAGCGCCATTTTGATCAGATTATCGGAGAATAAATATGTGGCCTATCAAAATGCCTGTACACACCTTCGCTGTCCTGTTTTTTGGAAAAAGGAAGAAGGGGAAATGATCTGCCCATGCCATCACGGTAAATTTGATGTGAAAACAGGGGAGCCGATTGCCGGACCGCCAAGGCGTCCGCTTCCGGAAATTTACGTAAAAGTGGAAAACGGCGCGGTATATGCTGTGGGGGTGAAGCGCTATGAAGCGTAGTTACATTCCAGTCGCTCTCCTGCTTGCTGTCCTGATGCTGAACATCATTTTTACACAATATATGGTTCACCAATTCTTTTATGAACATTATCGTAATTCCTTGATTGCCGCTGTAGTGAATGTCATTCTGTTCCCTATCGCTTTCCTGATTTATAAAAAAGGTGTGAGTATTAATGACTAGTGAGACATATATTGATTTTTATTTTGTCCGTCCGCTTGAAGGGGGATTTGCTCTCGTAATTGATGAGCTGTTAAAAAAGGTCTTTACCAAAAAGCAATTAAATTGGTATTTGGAAGAAAAATATGTTGAAGGTGTGGAACTAGTCATTGCAGAAGTAAAAGGAATGAGCAGCTGGGCTTATGAAGATGAGGCGATTGAATTTCTTGAAGAGAATGCCGACCAACGATTTTGGAAATTCCTGCAAGGATATAAAATGTTTATCTACCCAGTATTGAGAGGATGTAATAGTTGTGGAAAGCATTAACTTGGAGGATATGAAACGTTTTATCGGAGTGCCTGTTAAAATTATGATTCAGGATCAGTCAGGCGGGGACCAGGCAGCGACGGTATCAAAGACGATAAAAAAAATCCAGCTTTGCCCTGATGGCACCCACATTCGTTTTTATTTTGATGAATTTTATTTTTTAGCCGTCCCACTTGCAAGCAATGTATGTGAATCAGAAGAACAGTGGTCGGCTGTCGATGGAGAAAACGGGTTAACTTATATCCTCAAAAAGGTTCAGGTCTTTTAAAAGAACCTGCCTTTTTACTATTGCTAATAAAGAGAGGAGGCCGGATAAATGGATCCACTTCAAACAAAGCAACAAATAAGTTCCTATATTATAGATAGCCAGGAAGAAGATATAAAGCGAATCGCGCTTGAACTCCATGAAGGGGTCGGTCAAAATTTGTATAGTATTTTAACAGGGTTGCAGTTTGTGAATTCCGCTATCAAAGAGCCTCAAATAAAAGGTTACCTCCAGGAAATGACGCTTCTGATTGAAAAGACGATTCGAGAAACGAGAACGCTCTCGGTTGAATTGCATCCGCCTGTCCTGACAACACTTGGGCTGATTCCGGCATTAAGAAGCTATCTGAAGCTTTATACCTCCACATTCGGTATTCTCGTAGACTTGGATTCTGCCGGTATGGAAAAAATAATCCCAGAGCGCAACAGTATTGCCGTATTTCGCGTTTGCCAAGAAGCGTTGGTGAATGCTGCGAAATATGCTGATACTTCTAATGTGAAAATGACCGTTCATTGGACAGAAGATGAATTAATGATAAGAATTCAAGATTTCGGCAAAGGCTTGAACCTTAAGGAACTGCGATTTCCTAAACCAACATCAGGGCTTGCTGCAATGAAAGAACGAATGCTTCTGATTGGCGGACAATGTATGATATCCTCTAAGATAGGCGAGGGAACATTGATAGAAATTTCTCTTCCGTTATAAAGGGGGTTATGGTTTGATTAAAATCCTGTTGGTTGATGATCATGCGGTTGTAAGAAGCGGATTAAAGATGCTGCTAAATACCAATCCGGAAATGGAAGTCATTGGAGAAGCCTCTGAGGGAAATGAAGGAATTAAAAAGGCCATGAAATTAAAGCCAGATGTCGTGGTAATGGATTTAAGCATGCCACATGGAAAAGACGGGCTGACGGCAACGACCGAGTTAAAAAAGCTGATGCCTAATGTGAATATCCTTATCCTAACCATGCATGATGACGAAGAATATCTCTTCCGTGCTATACAAGGAGGGGCTTCAGGCTGTATCTTAAAAAGTTCTCCACACGATGAACTTATGGGTGCCATTGAATCAGTCGCACAAGGGGATGCTTATCTTCATCCTTCAGCAACCAAGCGGTTAATGGAGGAATACTTGGCAGGGATCAAGCATGACAGTAACGATTCCTATAATCTCTTATCCGAACGTGAAAAAGAAGTACTGACACTCACGGCAAAGGGATATTCCAACAAAGAAATTGCCGAGAAGCTTGTCATCAGTGTGAAAACGGTTGAAACACATAAAGGAAATCTAATGGAAAAGCTGCAAATGAAAACCCGGCCAGAGCTGGTAGAATACGCCGTAAAAAAAGGGTTACTAGGCTATGACATTTAAGGAGAAGTTATATAGATGACAGATATACGGGAATTGCCAGCAGTAATGGAAGTATGCGAACGGTTAAAAGCGAAGATACGCTGTGATTTTGTCGGGCTGGCTTTTCAAAATGAAGCAGGCCCAGATGTCAGATGGCACTATGCTGCCGGTAATATGAATGATAAGTATAAAAGAATTATCGTTCGTTTTGGAAAAGGGATCGCTGGAAAGGTTATTTCAAGCGGATGTCCCCTCATGATGACCAATTTTCCACATGACATACATGGGAAAATGACGGATTACCCGATAGCACTTGCTGAAAAACTGGTATCTGTCTATGCGGTTCCGTTATTTTTACCAACTGTCCCAAAAGGAGTATTATTGATCGGAAACAGAGCCTCTTATCTCTTTACTGGCGAAGAACAGGAAACGGTAAACGATGCAGCAAAAGCTTTAGAGCAATTATTAACAGGTGAAGGATTTTGAGGGTGGGGATCGAAATGGACAGAGATTTTCAGCAAATGAAAAAGGAGCTTTTAGATTACAAGTTTGCCCTTGATGAATCTTCCATTGTCGCTATTACTGATTCCCGAGGAATCATAACCTATGTAAATGATCAATTTTGTCATATTTCAAAGTATTCCCGTGACGAGCTGATCGGGCAGGACCATCGTATTATCAATTCTTGCTATCATTCCAGGGGATTTTTTAAAGAAATGTGGCAAACGATCGGTTCCGGGCAGGTTTGGAAAGGTGAAATACGCAATCGGGCAAAGGATGGAACGTTTTATTGGATGGATACGACGATTGTTCCGTTTATGAATGAAATGAAAAAACCTTACCAGTATGTGGCAATTCGCTATGAAATAACTGAGAGAAAACGTGTTGAGCAGGAACTGCAAAAAATGATGGCCAGAATCATTGATGTTCAGGAGGAAGAAAGAAAACGTCTTTCGCGAAATCTCCATGATGGGATAGGACAAAACCTTTACAGTCACCTGATTACCATCAATCGTTTGTTATCCGAGATGAACCACCCGCTGCTGACACAGATGCAAACAGAAGCCACTCAGTTAATTGAAGAGATTAGGGAAATTTCCTGGGAACTTCGCCCGTCTGTATTAGATGATCTTGGATTGGTGCCAGCAATCCGTTCCTATTTAACGAGATACTCTGACCATTACCAGATTGATATTCGTTTTGATTGTGTTTTAAGGAAGCGCTTAAATATTAATACGGAGCTGACGATTTATCGGATCATTCAGGAGGCATTAACAAACGTTAGGAAATATGCAGAAGTGGATTCGGCGGCTGTAACCATTCGAGAAATGGATAATGTGGTCCGCATCATGATTGAAGATAAAGGGAAG
Above is a genomic segment from Neobacillus endophyticus containing:
- a CDS encoding ATP-binding protein, with the protein product MKIDSKRPELIFEEKKAIKLFLWIFLVTYIIYDLYWYLFIPAYTHAKTIKFPDGGFGYWRYFLIFFMLVISIFLIKKDKIFGVKYFILISYFSIDFLDTFLKYFHTSKEFASGHIVELFFVLFAPIFVNKKYFWITSLVVILKYFLLGVTLHTKMVIFPIVLIIVISGISYFLLMRFCSYIVSLTSVYEELKKKEKLAVVGQMAAAIGHEIRNPLSSLKGFTQFQHEQYPNTNDFYPIMIDEIDRIDSIVTDLMYIGKPKALMIEKTSIQEIITYTVSVSKQHADRQGISIEVKLDDQVPLIDGDEKRLKQVFINLIKNAIEAMPDGGKIKIKVHLFQGNQICISIEDDGCGIEKENIKSLGEPFFSTKTDGTGLGLMVTKQIIMDHNGSFKIQSEIGKGTKVDVILSIINKQ
- a CDS encoding ATP-binding protein — encoded protein: MIEEIDRIDSIVSDFMYLGKPKPIILEKASIEEIIAYTVSITKHHADTKGVTVETNLEDQVPLIDCDERRLKQVFINLIKNAIESMPGGGKISIHLEKTGDNGISVSIEDEGCGISEEVISNLGIPFNSTKKDGTGLGLMVTSQIIKEHNGELVIGNKLDEGARVIVNIPIKQNFKNSSNTSGITN
- a CDS encoding HD-GYP domain-containing protein; translation: MIIHEEQRAIKWFLLVFYIILFSYDFFYYFFAPVYVTHRKVGFPSHYWYFTYFILILLIPVMYYLNKRNKQAKIKYVLFITYLITVFIIDVLTYYKSTLPYTSGNMVEVFLILSLPIFLNRNFFWLVSSGLTIKYFLIGITLHSTYVIMPILLIITLAIMSFFLLVRFQGYVKAISESYDKQLQGIVKGVIATLELKDPYTRGHSERVANYAILLEKELGKFKKEEQKSFFYSCLLHDIGKVHIPDSILMKPGKLTEEEYKIIKSHPVVGADAVKNVDELRNSLSVIRSHHERWDGKGYPDQLKGDEIPFPARIVAIADAFDAMTSSRSYRGAMPVEEAYNRILEGQGSQFDPMLVEEFKKVFPTWVKFHEEYPWNKKWELLREVEK
- a CDS encoding molybdopterin oxidoreductase family protein codes for the protein MQRDKFFKEIENVCHPNETLIKTHCSYCGMQCGMNLRVNTKTNKIIGVEPRYDWPVNVGKMCPKGVTAYQQTNHPDRILKPLIRDDASLKGTTSGFREAAWDEAYDLIAKKFKELQSHYGKDTLSVFSGVSMTNEKCYLTGKFARVALQTRYIDYNGRFCMSSAAGGFLRSFGVDRGSTLPWTDIHETDCLFIAGSNTAECHPTSMFRVWNVQERGGYLIVADPRETPIARRADIHLDLRPGTDLALANGILNLLIQKGYVDEAFVNNHTNGFEETKELVKEFTPEYTSQITGIAPEKIIRAAEIYGKAPNAIVMFARGIEQQTKGVDNVSGYTNMALVTGKIGRPKSGVATFTGQGNGQGGREHGQKSDLLPGYRKLTNPKHVEEVCKVWGITPDEMPQPGVSAYELFELMEQKTIRGLYLLCSNPAVSAPNQNFVRKALKSLDFMVCADFYLSESAEFADVVLPSVTWSEDEGTVTNLEGRIIKINQAQEPLGESKPDWQMQAELAERLGRGKYFSHLKTARDVADEFRLASKGGYADYYGATWDKIDKQDGVFWPCRDENDPGTPHMFLDKKFYHPDGKAKICALPYRPPAEEPDQQYPLRLTTGRVVFHYLSGNQTRRIQFLRDMCPEPYVEVHPETAAKYKIEHEENIRLYTRRGEAVYKVKITEAIRKDTVFVPYHFGHDQSINLLTIAALDPISRMPEFKACAAQIEKLRK
- a CDS encoding 4Fe-4S dicluster domain-containing protein, whose translation is MKKRLYLELENCIGCRSCLAACTQCGGHEQRNRNYVYDVNPLVNRQTMPLMCLHCVNPACARSCPAQAIQIHETGAVLSALVEKCIGCQNCTIACPYGIPKFDTEQNLMYKCDLCIDRTKDGIPPMCASVCPSNTLQWLTDEEIEAKQKQFHLKNGKWVTSMPYLEGETNVRVNLPGILQGVTKLY
- a CDS encoding Rieske (2Fe-2S) protein; this encodes MSDKNNKVPFNEDNYTHNINRNNERKLDRRGFMKTLVGAAGVFAISSLPFGALAAKELSGLSDKKYQKHKITDVKSISIGDAVDFAFPGEHDSAILIRLSENKYVAYQNACTHLRCPVFWKKEEGEMICPCHHGKFDVKTGEPIAGPPRRPLPEIYVKVENGAVYAVGVKRYEA
- a CDS encoding sensor histidine kinase; the encoded protein is MDPLQTKQQISSYIIDSQEEDIKRIALELHEGVGQNLYSILTGLQFVNSAIKEPQIKGYLQEMTLLIEKTIRETRTLSVELHPPVLTTLGLIPALRSYLKLYTSTFGILVDLDSAGMEKIIPERNSIAVFRVCQEALVNAAKYADTSNVKMTVHWTEDELMIRIQDFGKGLNLKELRFPKPTSGLAAMKERMLLIGGQCMISSKIGEGTLIEISLPL
- a CDS encoding response regulator, with protein sequence MIKILLVDDHAVVRSGLKMLLNTNPEMEVIGEASEGNEGIKKAMKLKPDVVVMDLSMPHGKDGLTATTELKKLMPNVNILILTMHDDEEYLFRAIQGGASGCILKSSPHDELMGAIESVAQGDAYLHPSATKRLMEEYLAGIKHDSNDSYNLLSEREKEVLTLTAKGYSNKEIAEKLVISVKTVETHKGNLMEKLQMKTRPELVEYAVKKGLLGYDI
- a CDS encoding GAF domain-containing protein; the encoded protein is MTDIRELPAVMEVCERLKAKIRCDFVGLAFQNEAGPDVRWHYAAGNMNDKYKRIIVRFGKGIAGKVISSGCPLMMTNFPHDIHGKMTDYPIALAEKLVSVYAVPLFLPTVPKGVLLIGNRASYLFTGEEQETVNDAAKALEQLLTGEGF